In Pedobacter heparinus DSM 2366, the following are encoded in one genomic region:
- a CDS encoding YybH family protein, with protein sequence MMMNKFFYTLIAAAFTVSAYAQKSDGSTKSLIKAEKEFADSFAKHGSKTAYTSFAAADGLVFRPNPVNAKTFYSAQPESKDVSWTPVYARVSRSGDWGFTTGPYTIGGDKPAYGQYLTVWKAKDGKWELALDLGTSTNKPLNKVSPEYIEPKDFYKPKFLNDKQRAAAADIIATTEKTLNASLKSYGIAAFGGFLNPDARLLFPGYEPIVGKDKILPFFNSMISKVFFKTTKVDKADGGDLAYTYGVATVDYKAELRESFNYVFIYERQADHNWNIILQVFAPAER encoded by the coding sequence ATGATGATGAACAAGTTTTTTTATACCCTTATTGCGGCAGCTTTTACAGTAAGTGCATACGCACAGAAATCTGATGGGAGCACCAAATCATTAATAAAAGCTGAAAAAGAATTTGCAGATAGCTTTGCAAAGCATGGCTCTAAAACGGCATATACCAGTTTTGCCGCTGCCGATGGTTTGGTATTCAGGCCAAATCCTGTAAATGCAAAAACCTTTTATAGCGCACAGCCGGAAAGTAAAGATGTAAGCTGGACACCAGTTTATGCCCGGGTATCAAGAAGTGGCGACTGGGGCTTTACCACCGGTCCTTATACCATTGGGGGTGATAAACCTGCTTACGGGCAATATTTAACTGTATGGAAAGCAAAAGATGGAAAATGGGAATTGGCTCTGGACCTCGGCACCTCTACCAATAAACCCTTAAATAAGGTAAGCCCTGAATACATTGAACCTAAGGATTTTTATAAGCCTAAATTTTTAAATGATAAACAAAGGGCAGCAGCAGCAGATATCATTGCCACTACCGAGAAAACCTTAAATGCTTCTCTGAAATCTTATGGCATTGCTGCTTTTGGTGGCTTTTTAAACCCTGATGCAAGATTACTGTTTCCTGGCTATGAGCCCATCGTGGGTAAAGACAAGATCCTGCCTTTCTTTAACAGCATGATCAGCAAAGTATTTTTTAAAACCACCAAGGTGGATAAAGCAGATGGGGGCGACCTGGCTTATACTTATGGTGTGGCTACTGTAGATTACAAGGCTGAACTAAGAGAAAGCTTCAATTATGTGTTCATTTATGAACGTCAGGCAGACCACAACTGGAATATCATTTTACAGGTATTTGCTCCGGCAGAACGTTAA
- a CDS encoding glycerophosphodiester phosphodiesterase family protein, which translates to MKKILLTIILGMALQAQAQKFMLIGHQGARGIMPENTIPGMIKALDLDVNVLNMGVVISKDGEVVLSHEPYFNNEISTRPDGKPITFKDEKKYNMFEMDYEEIRKFDVGTKVHNRFPGQMKMKVYKPLLAETIDSVEAYVKEKNLEKPVYCIETSLIRKGDGIFQPDATVFIEKIMEIIKEKKLSKRVIIQSLDMRTLQYLHEYFPSVKTALMIDEKQDFEESIQTLGFTPTYYSPYYVLVGKGLVDRCHAAGVKIIPWTVNTAKDMKYLINLGVDGIITDYPNQYTRVMQEQ; encoded by the coding sequence ATGAAGAAGATACTACTGACGATTATACTGGGGATGGCCCTTCAGGCACAGGCCCAGAAATTTATGCTGATAGGGCACCAGGGTGCCAGGGGAATTATGCCGGAAAATACCATCCCGGGAATGATCAAAGCGCTTGATCTGGATGTCAATGTGCTCAATATGGGAGTGGTGATCTCTAAGGACGGAGAGGTTGTGCTTTCTCATGAACCTTACTTTAACAATGAGATCAGCACCAGACCCGATGGTAAACCCATTACCTTTAAGGATGAAAAGAAGTACAATATGTTTGAAATGGATTACGAAGAGATCAGGAAGTTTGATGTCGGCACCAAGGTCCATAACCGTTTTCCGGGACAGATGAAAATGAAAGTCTATAAGCCTCTGCTGGCTGAAACGATAGATTCTGTGGAAGCCTATGTAAAGGAAAAAAATCTGGAAAAACCTGTTTATTGTATCGAAACTTCGTTGATCAGGAAGGGTGACGGCATATTTCAGCCCGATGCAACAGTGTTCATTGAAAAGATCATGGAAATTATAAAAGAGAAAAAACTCAGCAAAAGGGTCATCATCCAGTCGCTCGACATGCGTACCCTGCAATACCTGCATGAATATTTCCCCTCTGTAAAAACAGCATTGATGATCGACGAGAAACAGGATTTTGAAGAAAGCATTCAGACACTGGGCTTTACGCCAACCTATTACAGCCCTTATTATGTGCTGGTAGGAAAGGGGCTGGTAGACCGTTGCCATGCTGCAGGCGTAAAAATTATCCCCTGGACGGTGAATACGGCCAAGGACATGAAATATTTAATTAACCTTGGTGTAGATGGCATTATTACCGATTATCCCAATCAGTATACCCGCGTTATGCAGGAACAATAA
- a CDS encoding AAA family ATPase, which translates to MQFDNDIKAVDALHQSYNNIKAEIGKVVIGQDDIIKSVLISIFSNGHCLLVGVPGLAKTLLVQTVANVLDLNFNRIQFTPDLMPSDIIGAEILGEDRNFKFINGPVFSNIILADEINRTPPKTQAALLEAMQEKAVTAAGLRHVLPNPFFVLATQNPIEQEGTYPLPEAQLDRFMFNVHLSYPSFADELTIVKNTTSNNEVSLNKIINASQIQFFQKLIRNIPVTDNVVEYAVKLVSKTRPGTSLSTEEVNKYINWGAGPRASQFLVIGAKCHAAISGKYAPDIEDVQAVAEAILRHRIVRNYRAEAEGLSVEHIIKNLY; encoded by the coding sequence ATGCAGTTTGACAATGACATTAAAGCCGTTGATGCCCTGCATCAGTCGTACAACAACATTAAAGCCGAAATAGGAAAGGTTGTTATTGGCCAGGATGACATCATTAAATCAGTACTGATATCCATATTTAGCAATGGCCATTGTTTACTGGTTGGTGTTCCCGGGCTGGCTAAAACGTTATTGGTTCAAACCGTAGCAAATGTGCTGGACCTGAACTTCAACAGGATCCAGTTTACACCCGATCTGATGCCCAGTGATATTATCGGGGCTGAAATACTGGGTGAGGACCGGAATTTTAAATTCATCAACGGACCGGTATTTTCGAACATCATCCTTGCGGATGAGATCAACAGGACACCCCCAAAAACCCAGGCTGCCTTACTGGAGGCCATGCAGGAAAAAGCGGTAACCGCTGCGGGCCTGAGACATGTATTGCCCAACCCTTTCTTTGTACTGGCTACCCAGAACCCGATTGAGCAGGAAGGCACTTACCCCCTGCCTGAAGCACAGCTGGACAGGTTTATGTTTAATGTACATTTAAGCTACCCCAGTTTTGCCGATGAGCTGACCATTGTAAAAAATACCACCAGCAATAATGAAGTTAGCTTAAACAAGATCATTAATGCCAGTCAGATCCAGTTCTTTCAGAAGCTGATCAGGAATATTCCGGTAACAGACAATGTAGTGGAGTATGCAGTAAAACTGGTAAGCAAAACCCGTCCGGGTACCAGCTTATCAACCGAAGAGGTAAATAAATACATCAACTGGGGTGCCGGTCCAAGGGCTTCGCAGTTTTTGGTGATTGGCGCAAAATGCCATGCCGCAATCTCGGGTAAATATGCACCAGATATAGAAGATGTACAGGCGGTGGCCGAAGCCATTTTACGCCATAGGATAGTGCGCAACTACCGTGCAGAGGCCGAAGGCCTGTCGGTAGAGCACATCATTAAAAATCTTTACTAA
- a CDS encoding peptidylprolyl isomerase: MKKIFLIASGFICLFLNAQAQKKNIDKVVAVLGSNIILLSDLNQQYAQFLNSGNTDDPKVKCYILQQMLAQKLLKQQAEIDSVMVDDGQVDEEVEKRMRYQIQRAGGQERLEQFLNRSVLQYKDEIRPDIKEQLISNKMQAKITQDVSITPLEVKKYFDGYQKDSLPDIPTEFEIGEIVMYPKLTKAEKQKYYDKIDALRLRVKSGEDFAFLAKSYSEDPGSAADGGDLGFFDRTRMVKEFTAWAFKLKPGEMSPVFETEHGFHILQVVERRGEQVQARHILIRPQNTPASLDRVKLQADTIYKNLVGKKIPFSTAASLYSDNKESQYNGGMLLYADNVTARTTFIPADKLDPKVFLIVDTMKVGEISAPTLFTDQSGKDGYKILYLKSKIPPHKGNLDQDYAKFKEKAQQEKTDKVLSEWFEKRRENTYIRIDEDYDDCDELKIWTAASKSAKK, translated from the coding sequence ATGAAGAAAATTTTTTTGATTGCAAGCGGATTTATCTGTTTGTTTTTAAATGCGCAGGCACAAAAGAAAAATATAGACAAAGTGGTAGCTGTGCTTGGAAGCAACATTATCCTGCTGTCTGATTTAAATCAGCAATATGCACAATTCCTGAATTCGGGCAATACGGATGATCCAAAGGTAAAATGTTATATCCTACAGCAGATGCTGGCCCAGAAACTCCTGAAGCAACAGGCAGAGATTGATTCGGTAATGGTAGATGACGGGCAGGTAGACGAAGAGGTGGAAAAACGTATGCGCTACCAGATACAGCGTGCGGGCGGACAGGAGCGTTTGGAGCAGTTCCTGAACAGGTCGGTATTGCAATATAAGGATGAGATCAGACCGGACATCAAGGAACAGCTGATCTCTAACAAGATGCAGGCTAAGATTACCCAGGATGTCAGCATCACTCCTTTGGAGGTTAAAAAATATTTTGACGGCTACCAAAAGGATAGCCTGCCTGATATCCCTACTGAGTTTGAGATTGGTGAGATTGTGATGTACCCAAAACTTACCAAAGCAGAGAAACAGAAGTATTATGATAAAATTGATGCTTTGCGTTTAAGGGTAAAGAGCGGTGAAGATTTTGCTTTCCTTGCCAAGTCGTACTCAGAAGATCCCGGATCGGCTGCTGATGGTGGTGACCTTGGCTTTTTTGACCGTACCAGAATGGTAAAAGAATTTACGGCATGGGCTTTTAAATTAAAACCGGGTGAGATGTCGCCCGTATTTGAAACTGAGCATGGCTTCCATATTTTACAGGTAGTTGAACGTCGCGGAGAGCAGGTACAGGCCCGTCATATCCTGATCAGGCCACAAAATACACCGGCTAGTTTAGACCGGGTTAAGCTGCAGGCCGATACCATATATAAAAACCTGGTAGGCAAAAAAATCCCTTTTTCTACTGCAGCATCTTTATATTCAGACAATAAGGAATCACAATATAATGGAGGAATGTTGCTCTATGCCGACAATGTGACCGCCAGAACAACTTTTATCCCTGCAGATAAACTTGACCCTAAGGTATTCCTGATTGTGGATACGATGAAAGTTGGAGAGATTTCTGCACCAACACTTTTTACAGACCAGAGTGGCAAGGACGGTTACAAAATCCTTTACCTGAAATCAAAGATCCCACCCCATAAAGGAAACCTTGACCAGGATTATGCCAAGTTTAAAGAAAAGGCACAGCAGGAAAAAACCGATAAGGTTTTAAGTGAATGGTTTGAGAAGAGAAGGGAAAATACTTACATCCGGATTGACGAGGATTATGATGACTGTGATGAACTGAAAATCTGGACAGCTGCATCCAAGTCTGCCAAAAAATAA
- the rdgB gene encoding RdgB/HAM1 family non-canonical purine NTP pyrophosphatase, with protein MKELVFATNNEHKTLEVRELLSGRYKVLNLRDIGCTTDIPETGNSFAENAALKSQYVIDHYKIDCFADDSGLEIEALNQEPGIFSARYSGKKDDRENLKLVLQKMEGQENRKARFRTVISLVRNNEHFLFEGIIYGNIRETPSGDQGFGYDPIFEPLGYTQTFAEMSMVQKNEISHRALAMSKLITFLKEQA; from the coding sequence ATGAAAGAACTAGTATTTGCTACCAATAACGAACACAAAACCCTCGAGGTCCGCGAGCTGCTGTCCGGCCGGTATAAAGTGCTTAACCTGCGTGATATTGGTTGTACCACTGATATACCTGAAACCGGAAATAGCTTTGCCGAAAATGCAGCGCTCAAAAGTCAGTATGTGATAGATCATTATAAAATAGACTGCTTTGCCGATGACAGTGGTCTTGAAATTGAAGCCTTAAACCAGGAGCCGGGAATTTTCTCGGCCAGGTATTCCGGAAAGAAAGACGACCGGGAAAATTTAAAGCTGGTGCTACAAAAAATGGAGGGCCAGGAAAACAGAAAAGCCCGTTTCAGAACGGTGATCTCTTTGGTCAGGAACAACGAACATTTTCTATTTGAAGGGATTATTTACGGAAACATACGTGAAACCCCTTCGGGAGATCAGGGTTTTGGTTACGATCCCATTTTTGAACCTTTAGGTTATACCCAAACTTTTGCTGAAATGAGCATGGTCCAAAAAAATGAGATCAGCCACAGGGCATTGGCCATGTCCAAACTGATTACTTTTTTAAAGGAACAGGCCTAG
- a CDS encoding OstA-like protein produces the protein MHTLRYFLIALLFPFSVLAQQKTKIIVERWDATTTNAADKANRISYFRKPVFRQDNARLFCDSAVFYPDKNIFDAFGNVHINQADTINIYSDRLNYNGNTKMAHLTSNVRMVDNENVLTTNILDYNMASKVGTYVSGGKIVNKDVTLTSKNGYYFSNSRDAYFRYNVVVVTPESRITSDTLRYNTLTNWTYFYGPTNIKGKDDNLYTENGAYNTRTQYAYFGKKNLYTMNTKSLKGDSLYYDGIAGYGKAVRNIVFKDTADKTVMYGQLGFYYKKDERTLVTKNPYVGMGTADSIKVNNKLQPDSLWMGADTLETQMVLKKSLVLISSPVIKKDNELGEAEEEEGKKEAKVGATKKAAVTEDTGVKKRPDKPDKKNSKTDKEKNKNLPEKARDTLTKESISKDSVSKDSTILHKIPPQVKDSLLISKADALVKTGKDSLAKSLKAVPALNARTDTLTKGKASAEKLKNAVPAAKQLANQAQAKKPLLKDSIPFNPEDTVRTRVIKAYHNVRVYKANMQAKADSLFYTSADSTLRWYKNPILWSEGSQQTGDTIYLQLKNKKLNTLQVLQQAFLVNVNADSARHNQIKGKLITAFFKDGKLKNMFVDGNAESIYYNQDDKNAYTDMNQTVSSRIKILFKEKQIEKIVTIRDPEGVRTPMPELKEDVFLTGFIWRPEQRPLSKKEVINGKPKSKPVAKKAAGVQTHPKTIGKGLNAKDKPLIKNIPVSKKDSIAVKPVLLKADSLMKTLPAKQKDTLKANTARPVPLKK, from the coding sequence GTGCATACATTACGTTATTTCCTGATCGCATTGCTATTCCCCTTCTCTGTGCTGGCGCAGCAGAAGACCAAGATCATTGTTGAGCGATGGGATGCCACTACAACCAATGCTGCAGATAAGGCCAATAGAATTTCTTATTTTAGAAAACCCGTCTTCCGGCAGGACAATGCCAGGTTATTTTGTGATAGCGCTGTTTTTTATCCCGACAAGAATATTTTCGATGCCTTCGGAAATGTACACATCAACCAGGCTGATACCATCAACATTTATTCCGACCGCTTAAATTATAACGGAAATACCAAGATGGCGCATTTAACCAGTAATGTGCGGATGGTAGATAATGAAAATGTACTGACCACCAATATCCTGGATTATAACATGGCCTCGAAAGTTGGGACGTACGTTAGTGGTGGCAAAATTGTAAATAAGGACGTAACACTCACAAGCAAGAACGGCTATTATTTTTCAAATAGCCGCGATGCCTATTTCAGGTACAATGTGGTGGTGGTAACCCCTGAATCGCGGATCACTTCTGATACACTGAGGTACAATACCTTAACCAACTGGACTTATTTTTACGGGCCTACCAATATTAAAGGCAAGGACGATAATTTATATACAGAAAACGGAGCTTACAACACCCGTACCCAATATGCCTATTTCGGGAAAAAAAACCTGTACACGATGAATACCAAATCGTTAAAAGGGGACAGCTTGTACTATGACGGCATTGCCGGCTATGGAAAAGCGGTAAGGAACATTGTATTTAAGGATACGGCAGACAAGACAGTGATGTACGGACAGCTCGGCTTTTATTACAAAAAAGATGAAAGGACTCTGGTTACCAAAAATCCTTACGTAGGTATGGGTACCGCTGATTCTATAAAAGTTAACAACAAATTGCAACCAGACAGCTTATGGATGGGCGCTGATACGCTGGAAACACAAATGGTGCTGAAGAAATCACTGGTACTGATTTCCTCGCCGGTCATCAAAAAGGACAATGAACTGGGCGAGGCTGAAGAAGAAGAGGGGAAAAAAGAAGCCAAGGTGGGCGCAACTAAAAAAGCAGCGGTAACAGAAGATACCGGCGTAAAGAAGCGACCGGACAAACCCGATAAAAAGAACAGTAAAACGGATAAAGAGAAGAATAAAAACCTGCCTGAAAAAGCCAGAGATACCCTGACAAAAGAGAGCATATCGAAAGATAGTGTCTCGAAAGACAGCACCATTCTTCATAAAATCCCTCCGCAGGTAAAAGATTCCCTGCTGATTTCAAAGGCTGATGCTTTGGTTAAGACCGGAAAGGATAGCCTGGCAAAATCCCTGAAAGCTGTACCTGCACTGAATGCCAGGACCGACACTTTGACAAAAGGAAAAGCCAGTGCTGAAAAGTTGAAAAATGCAGTTCCGGCAGCAAAGCAACTGGCTAACCAGGCGCAGGCTAAAAAGCCCCTGCTCAAAGATTCGATCCCCTTTAACCCTGAAGACACGGTCAGGACAAGGGTCATTAAAGCTTACCATAATGTTCGGGTATACAAAGCGAACATGCAGGCCAAAGCCGATTCATTGTTTTATACCAGTGCCGACTCTACCCTGCGGTGGTACAAAAACCCTATCCTGTGGTCGGAAGGCTCGCAGCAAACCGGTGACACCATTTATTTACAACTGAAAAACAAAAAATTAAATACACTGCAGGTGTTGCAGCAAGCTTTTCTGGTCAACGTCAATGCCGATTCGGCCAGGCATAACCAGATCAAAGGAAAGCTCATCACTGCCTTCTTTAAAGATGGGAAATTAAAAAACATGTTTGTAGACGGGAATGCGGAGAGTATTTATTACAACCAGGACGACAAAAATGCTTATACCGACATGAACCAGACGGTAAGCAGCCGGATAAAAATACTATTTAAAGAAAAGCAGATTGAAAAAATTGTAACCATAAGAGACCCTGAAGGGGTGAGGACGCCGATGCCGGAGTTAAAAGAAGATGTTTTTCTTACCGGATTTATCTGGAGGCCTGAGCAAAGGCCGCTTTCTAAAAAAGAAGTGATCAATGGCAAGCCCAAATCCAAACCTGTGGCTAAGAAAGCCGCTGGGGTACAAACGCACCCAAAAACAATTGGCAAAGGACTGAACGCAAAGGACAAACCTTTAATTAAAAACATTCCTGTATCTAAAAAAGATAGCATTGCGGTTAAGCCTGTTTTACTGAAAGCAGATAGCCTGATGAAAACATTGCCTGCAAAACAAAAAGACACGTTAAAAGCCAATACGGCTAGGCCTGTTCCTTTAAAAAAGTAA
- the tilS gene encoding tRNA lysidine(34) synthetase TilS, producing MILLQNLESYIRKHALFQPGDKILLAVSGGKDSVLMAHLFKLSGFNFGIAHCNFNLRGAESQRDEAFVKMLAASMDVPFHLVHFHTKAYAARHKVSTQMAARTLRYQWFEEVRLAQGYKAIALAQHQNDAIETVLLNLVRGTGIAGMHGILPKRGWLIRPLLFLSGGDIAALVKSFELDYVEDSSNKSTDYVRNKLRLKVIPYLKEMNPNLELTFENNMQRFAETELVLQTTVAALKKKLFAEKEGKYYLAMTKVKELKPQRLLLFELLRPFNFTESVVDELIASLNKQSGTSFYSNSHRIVVDRASLILSSRSGGQPGLSHQLIHPQDELVDLKAGRLLISRSTHTGFEPNPDKAYVDGDKLLYPLVLRSREPGDRFKPMGMKSFKKLSDFFIDEKVPLSHKDEVPILVNGNGEVIWVAGLRQDNRYRLTEGTKNVTIFELKHLLITIPKQNKTVADKDGTKKP from the coding sequence ATGATCCTCCTTCAAAACCTTGAATCATACATCCGCAAGCATGCGCTTTTCCAGCCAGGCGATAAAATTCTGCTGGCCGTTAGTGGTGGCAAAGATTCCGTTTTGATGGCGCATTTATTTAAACTCTCCGGATTTAATTTTGGTATAGCACATTGCAATTTTAATTTGAGGGGAGCTGAGTCGCAAAGGGACGAAGCTTTTGTGAAAATGCTGGCTGCCAGTATGGATGTCCCTTTTCACCTGGTCCATTTTCATACCAAAGCTTATGCAGCCCGGCATAAAGTTTCTACGCAAATGGCGGCCAGGACCCTGCGTTACCAATGGTTTGAAGAGGTCAGGTTAGCACAGGGTTACAAGGCAATTGCCCTGGCACAGCACCAGAACGACGCGATTGAAACCGTATTGCTCAATCTGGTACGGGGTACGGGAATTGCCGGTATGCATGGCATACTCCCTAAAAGAGGCTGGCTGATCCGGCCATTGCTTTTTCTTTCCGGCGGGGATATCGCTGCACTGGTTAAATCATTTGAGCTCGACTATGTAGAAGACAGTTCCAATAAAAGTACGGATTACGTCAGGAACAAACTCCGGTTAAAGGTCATCCCTTATCTTAAAGAGATGAACCCCAACCTGGAACTTACTTTTGAAAACAACATGCAGCGCTTTGCAGAAACAGAATTGGTTTTACAAACTACGGTAGCTGCACTAAAGAAAAAGCTGTTTGCAGAAAAGGAAGGGAAATATTATCTGGCAATGACCAAGGTAAAGGAACTGAAGCCCCAGCGTTTATTGCTCTTTGAGCTGCTCAGGCCGTTTAACTTTACAGAATCGGTTGTTGATGAGCTTATAGCTTCGCTAAACAAACAAAGCGGCACTTCATTTTACAGTAATTCGCACCGCATTGTTGTAGACCGGGCCAGTCTCATCCTCAGCTCAAGGTCAGGCGGGCAGCCAGGGTTATCCCATCAGTTAATTCATCCCCAGGATGAGCTAGTGGACCTGAAGGCCGGTCGGCTGCTGATTTCCAGATCAACCCATACTGGCTTTGAACCAAACCCTGACAAAGCTTATGTTGATGGGGATAAGCTCCTTTATCCGCTGGTGCTGCGAAGCAGGGAGCCGGGCGACAGGTTTAAACCAATGGGTATGAAAAGCTTTAAAAAACTGAGCGATTTTTTTATAGACGAGAAAGTGCCACTTAGCCACAAAGATGAAGTCCCTATACTGGTTAATGGCAATGGAGAGGTGATCTGGGTGGCAGGCCTAAGGCAGGACAACAGATACCGGCTTACAGAAGGCACAAAAAATGTAACAATCTTTGAGCTGAAACATCTACTTATTACAATTCCTAAACAAAATAAAACTGTTGCAGACAAGGATGGAACTAAAAAACCTTAA
- the bshA gene encoding N-acetyl-alpha-D-glucosaminyl L-malate synthase BshA, which produces MKIGIVCYPTFGGSGVVATELGKALADEGHQVHFITYSQPARLDFFSANLFYHEVSVRDYPLFDYAPYESALASKLVDVVRFEKLDILHVHYAIPHASAAFMAQQILETYGIFIPFVTTLHGTDITLVGKDPTYKPVVTFSINKSNGVTTVSESLKKDTEEHFEITNEIKVIPNFIDFSRFSLKPKDHFKKAIAPNNERILIHTSNFRKVKRTADVIRIFQKIQEKIPSKLLMVGDGPERAYDEQLCRSLGICEHVRFLGKQDAVEEILSVSDLFLMPSESESFGLAALEAMACKVPAITSNSGGLPELNIDGFSGFMSNVGDVEDMANKAIHILESDGVLQQFKENAFARAQDFDLKKILPDYVNYYNKVIEESHKLHKV; this is translated from the coding sequence ATGAAAATAGGTATTGTTTGTTACCCAACTTTTGGAGGGAGTGGCGTAGTGGCTACTGAACTTGGAAAGGCGCTTGCCGATGAAGGTCATCAGGTGCATTTTATCACATATAGCCAGCCTGCACGACTCGACTTTTTCTCTGCCAACCTTTTTTATCATGAAGTTTCCGTAAGGGATTATCCTTTGTTCGATTATGCACCTTACGAATCGGCACTGGCCAGCAAGCTGGTAGATGTGGTGCGTTTTGAAAAGCTCGATATCCTGCATGTACATTATGCCATCCCGCATGCTTCGGCGGCCTTTATGGCCCAGCAGATCCTGGAAACGTATGGTATTTTTATCCCTTTTGTAACCACATTACACGGAACCGATATTACTCTGGTAGGTAAAGATCCAACCTATAAGCCGGTAGTTACCTTCTCTATCAATAAATCTAATGGCGTAACCACCGTGTCCGAAAGTTTAAAAAAAGATACAGAAGAGCATTTTGAAATTACCAATGAGATTAAGGTAATCCCCAATTTTATAGATTTCAGCCGCTTTAGCTTAAAACCTAAAGATCATTTTAAAAAGGCCATTGCGCCAAACAACGAGCGCATACTGATCCATACTTCCAATTTCAGAAAGGTTAAACGTACTGCCGACGTAATCAGGATTTTCCAGAAGATCCAGGAAAAGATCCCTTCCAAATTGTTAATGGTAGGGGATGGACCTGAACGTGCCTATGATGAACAGCTTTGCAGAAGCCTGGGCATTTGCGAGCATGTCCGTTTTCTGGGCAAACAGGATGCAGTAGAAGAAATTCTTTCTGTGTCTGACCTGTTTTTAATGCCTTCAGAGTCTGAGAGCTTCGGTTTGGCGGCATTGGAGGCCATGGCCTGTAAAGTTCCGGCTATTACTTCTAATTCTGGTGGTTTGCCGGAACTCAATATAGATGGTTTCTCGGGCTTTATGAGCAATGTCGGGGATGTGGAAGATATGGCCAATAAGGCCATACATATTCTGGAAAGCGATGGGGTGCTGCAGCAGTTTAAAGAAAATGCATTTGCAAGGGCACAGGATTTTGATTTGAAAAAGATCCTTCCGGATTATGTAAATTATTACAATAAAGTTATTGAGGAATCGCACAAACTACACAAAGTGTAG
- a CDS encoding lactonase family protein produces MNKICSLLLVTFFTLQSFAQKNNYNLIIGTYTSPGKSEGIYLYNFDVNTADFKFRSVAKDVTNPSYLALSKDNKFVYSVAEAPGISAVAAFGFDGVKGQFRFLNKQATNSQGPCFVTTNGKNVFSANYGGGSMSVFGIEKDGSLSPLKQLVQHTGKSIDPKKRQESAHAHQVQFTPDGKYLVCTDLGEDQVYIYNYHPEGKDQLLRVKNTVKTTPGSGPRHLAFSPNGKFAYLAHEFNGSITAFSYASGNLNKIQEIGTAPKDFSGRIDGADIHVSPDGRFLYETNRGDANTISAFAVQADGKLSFIETISTMGKGPRNFVIDPSGKYLLIGHQYTNDIVIFERNKKTGTLKDTGKRMEIGAPVCLLFTPVK; encoded by the coding sequence ATGAATAAGATCTGCTCACTTTTACTGGTTACCTTTTTTACACTGCAAAGCTTTGCACAGAAAAATAACTATAATTTAATTATCGGCACCTACACCAGTCCGGGTAAAAGTGAGGGGATCTACCTCTATAACTTTGATGTGAACACTGCTGATTTCAAGTTCAGGAGTGTAGCTAAAGATGTAACCAACCCCAGCTATCTTGCCCTAAGCAAGGATAACAAATTTGTTTACTCGGTAGCAGAGGCCCCCGGCATCAGTGCAGTAGCTGCATTCGGCTTTGACGGCGTTAAAGGCCAATTTAGATTTTTAAATAAGCAGGCCACCAACAGTCAGGGCCCCTGCTTTGTAACCACCAACGGTAAAAATGTTTTTTCTGCCAATTACGGTGGTGGCAGTATGTCTGTCTTTGGCATAGAAAAAGATGGTTCGCTAAGCCCCCTGAAACAGCTTGTACAGCATACCGGTAAAAGTATCGACCCTAAAAAACGTCAGGAAAGCGCACACGCACACCAGGTACAGTTTACACCAGATGGCAAATATCTGGTATGTACAGACCTAGGTGAGGATCAGGTATACATCTACAATTATCATCCTGAAGGAAAAGACCAGTTGCTAAGGGTAAAAAACACGGTAAAAACAACCCCAGGTAGCGGACCAAGACACCTTGCCTTTAGCCCCAATGGTAAATTTGCTTACCTGGCGCATGAATTTAATGGCAGCATTACAGCATTTAGCTATGCCAGCGGCAACCTTAACAAAATCCAGGAGATCGGTACTGCACCCAAAGATTTTTCGGGAAGAATTGATGGGGCAGATATCCATGTATCGCCAGATGGCAGGTTCTTATACGAGACCAACCGTGGGGATGCCAATACCATTTCTGCTTTTGCTGTTCAGGCCGATGGAAAGCTGTCTTTTATAGAAACCATTAGCACGATGGGCAAAGGCCCAAGAAATTTTGTTATTGACCCTTCGGGAAAATATTTGCTGATTGGACATCAATATACCAACGACATCGTAATTTTTGAGCGCAATAAAAAAACCGGCACCTTAAAGGATACCGGTAAAAGAATGGAAATAGGTGCGCCGGTCTGTCTGCTTTTTACACCGGTTAAATAA